One region of Candidatus Peribacteraceae bacterium genomic DNA includes:
- a CDS encoding 23S rRNA (pseudouridine(1915)-N(3))-methyltransferase RlmH, protein MHRITLLCVGRINADWIAEGCRDYIKRLKRFALVDVHEVAAGKERDPERQRKDETLRLLSAMAKHEGDSIVLDEKGERMTSQEFAAFLRKIFDAGTPAEFVIGGAYGLSDDVRKAARKVIRLSDMTLPHELCRAVFLEQLYRAIEIIKGSGYHH, encoded by the coding sequence GTGCATCGCATCACCCTCCTTTGCGTCGGCAGGATCAACGCCGATTGGATCGCCGAAGGCTGCCGCGACTACATCAAACGGCTCAAGCGCTTCGCCCTCGTGGACGTGCATGAGGTTGCGGCCGGCAAGGAGCGGGACCCCGAACGGCAGCGGAAGGACGAGACGCTGCGGCTGCTCTCCGCCATGGCCAAGCACGAGGGGGATTCCATCGTGTTGGACGAGAAGGGGGAGCGCATGACCTCGCAGGAGTTCGCCGCCTTCCTCCGCAAGATCTTCGACGCGGGCACCCCCGCGGAATTCGTCATCGGCGGGGCGTACGGCCTCTCCGACGACGTCCGCAAGGCGGCCAGGAAGGTCATCCGCCTCTCGGACATGACGCTTCCCCACGAGCTCTGCCGCGCGGTGTTCCTGGAGCAGCTCTACCGCGCCATTGAGATCATCAAAGGGAGCGGGTACCATCACTGA
- a CDS encoding NDP-sugar synthase, with product MQAFILAGGFATRLWPLTEQRAKPLLPLAGKPIITHLLESIPEEIPVTVSTNAAFAEKFGKWREEFSRPGLELVIEGSKRDDQKKGALGALAEWVERENVRDDLLLLTGDNYLGFPLSRFLAAYGTGTPLLAAFDIRDPERAKAFGTVIVESTSSLLPPSVHSSIPRPLPPEEEGENTNNKHTPPPKEEGRGVEENNKQGGRPWEERGMKRVIGFEEKPPSPKTTLVSTGCSVLPKEILPVVLEFARAHPDNVGGLFEELVRRNIRVDCFTFTEPWLDIGSFHSYLDAHRLLVGERLLADPSSSVDGTLCTGSVAVGKRSAIRRSELHDCIVFEECTIEDSTLKNCIIDDRCTLRGVDLSNKMLRTGTALELPAFGG from the coding sequence ATGCAAGCTTTCATTTTAGCCGGCGGCTTCGCGACAAGATTGTGGCCGTTGACGGAACAGCGCGCCAAGCCGCTGCTCCCCCTCGCCGGCAAACCCATCATCACGCACCTCCTGGAGAGCATCCCCGAGGAGATCCCCGTGACGGTGAGCACCAATGCCGCGTTCGCGGAGAAGTTCGGCAAGTGGCGGGAGGAGTTCTCGCGCCCCGGCCTGGAACTGGTGATCGAGGGGAGCAAGCGCGACGACCAGAAGAAAGGCGCGTTGGGGGCGCTGGCGGAGTGGGTGGAACGGGAGAACGTGCGGGACGACCTGCTGCTCCTCACGGGGGACAATTACCTGGGATTCCCGCTCTCCCGCTTCCTCGCCGCGTACGGTACGGGCACCCCCCTCCTCGCCGCCTTCGACATCCGGGATCCGGAGAGAGCGAAAGCGTTCGGGACGGTGATTGTCGAATCAACCTCCTCCCTACTTCCTCCTTCTGTGCACTCCTCCATCCCCCGGCCCCTTCCTCCGGAGGAGGAAGGGGAGAACACAAACAACAAACATACCCCTCCTCCGAAGGAGGAGGGGCGAGGGGTGGAGGAAAACAACAAACAAGGAGGAAGACCGTGGGAAGAGCGAGGAATGAAACGGGTTATCGGTTTCGAGGAAAAACCTCCTTCTCCCAAGACCACTCTCGTGAGCACCGGTTGCTCGGTGCTTCCCAAGGAAATCCTCCCTGTTGTGCTGGAGTTCGCCCGGGCGCACCCGGACAATGTGGGGGGCTTGTTCGAAGAACTGGTACGCCGCAACATCCGCGTGGATTGCTTCACGTTCACGGAACCCTGGCTGGATATCGGCTCGTTCCACTCCTATCTGGACGCACACCGGTTGCTCGTGGGGGAGCGCCTCCTGGCGGATCCCTCCTCTTCGGTGGACGGGACTTTGTGCACGGGGAGCGTGGCCGTGGGCAAGCGGAGCGCCATCCGCCGGAGCGAACTGCACGACTGCATCGTGTTTGAGGAATGCACCATTGAGGACAGCACCCTCAAGAACTGCATCATTGATGACCGCTGCACGTTGCGGGGTGTTGACCTTTCCAATAAAATGCTGCGTACTGGAACAGCGTTGGAGCTGCCGGCTTTCGGCGGTTAG
- the rlmD gene encoding 23S rRNA (uracil(1939)-C(5))-methyltransferase RlmD: MSILPQTIAPGQAHQVTVEKLTFGGSGLTHIGTLPVFIPDSIPGQMLEIVITKLKDSYAEAKVRKVVRKAKEEIPPRCPHFHDCGGCAWQNLPYDKQISYKEDIVRETLLHLTPIGEAERKNLPGRVLNIVPSPQVFHYRNKMELSFGYENMRTEENNGRRIHFDENPSIGFHRPGQWSTVLPVSECHLYDEQLPMLLSTVRRFMEETKIPVYNPKTQKGMLRTLLLRRGVHTEEQMVCFLLQARKKELEPLFQTFIRYFAGRANLASLLVVENMGLHDRPDFPKVHTLYGKNTITERLFDLTFEISPFSFFQTNTLGAEKLYRSIAEAAELTMHDTVLDAYCGMGTIGQYLARFCQKVVGVESHPSAIEDALKSAGKNRIGNISFYKGKVEQVMQQQLKAGGKYSFSTIVVDPPRPGLHPAARDALIAHKADKVVYVSCNTATFARDLAEFLKAGYELRTVQPVDLFPHTAHIETVALLQRK; this comes from the coding sequence ATGTCAATACTCCCCCAGACCATCGCTCCGGGACAGGCGCACCAGGTGACCGTGGAAAAGCTCACCTTTGGCGGTTCCGGCCTGACCCACATTGGCACGTTGCCCGTCTTTATCCCCGATTCCATACCGGGGCAGATGTTGGAAATTGTCATCACGAAGCTCAAGGATTCGTATGCGGAAGCCAAAGTGCGCAAAGTGGTGCGGAAGGCGAAGGAGGAGATACCCCCCCGCTGCCCCCATTTTCACGATTGCGGGGGATGCGCCTGGCAGAACCTCCCCTACGACAAGCAGATCAGTTATAAGGAGGACATTGTCCGTGAAACCCTCCTCCACCTCACCCCCATCGGGGAGGCGGAGCGCAAGAACCTGCCGGGACGCGTACTGAACATCGTCCCCAGCCCGCAGGTGTTCCACTACCGCAACAAGATGGAACTGAGCTTCGGATACGAGAACATGCGGACGGAGGAGAACAACGGGCGCCGCATCCACTTTGACGAGAACCCCAGCATCGGGTTCCACCGGCCGGGGCAGTGGTCCACGGTGCTCCCCGTCTCCGAGTGTCACCTCTACGACGAGCAGCTTCCCATGCTCCTCAGTACGGTCCGCCGTTTTATGGAGGAGACCAAGATCCCCGTGTACAACCCCAAGACGCAGAAGGGCATGCTTCGCACGCTGCTCCTGCGCCGCGGCGTGCACACGGAAGAGCAGATGGTGTGCTTCCTGCTGCAGGCGCGGAAGAAGGAGCTGGAGCCGCTCTTCCAAACCTTCATCCGGTACTTCGCCGGGCGCGCGAACCTGGCCTCGCTCCTCGTGGTGGAGAACATGGGCCTCCACGACCGCCCCGATTTTCCCAAGGTCCATACCCTGTACGGCAAGAACACCATCACCGAGCGCCTCTTCGACCTCACCTTCGAAATCTCCCCCTTCTCCTTCTTCCAGACGAATACGCTGGGCGCGGAGAAGCTGTACCGCTCCATCGCCGAAGCGGCGGAACTCACCATGCACGACACTGTGCTGGACGCCTACTGCGGCATGGGCACCATCGGGCAGTACCTGGCGCGCTTCTGCCAGAAGGTGGTGGGCGTGGAGAGCCATCCCTCCGCCATCGAGGACGCCCTCAAGAGCGCGGGGAAGAACCGCATCGGGAACATCAGCTTCTACAAGGGGAAGGTGGAACAGGTGATGCAGCAGCAGCTTAAAGCCGGAGGCAAGTACTCCTTCTCCACCATCGTGGTGGATCCTCCCCGTCCCGGCCTGCACCCCGCGGCAAGGGACGCGCTCATTGCGCACAAGGCGGACAAGGTGGTGTACGTCTCCTGCAACACGGCCACCTTCGCCCGCGATTTGGCGGAATTCCTCAAGGCGGGGTACGAGTTGCGCACGGTGCAGCCGGTGGACCTGTTCCCGCATACGGCGCATATTGAGACCGTGGCGCTGTTGCAGAGGAAATAG